The following are encoded in a window of Flavobacterium cupriresistens genomic DNA:
- a CDS encoding TIGR03364 family FAD-dependent oxidoreductase: MKTRYDLIVVGGGVLGTFHAYHALKKGLKVAVIEKDKMPKSATIQNFGQVVPSGMDSKWQAYGRESLLIYKEIQSQFDISIRQNGSVYLASNDEEVQLIEELAEINKGNDYQSNLLTKEECLSKYQGLRSDYVKAGLFFPDEVTVEPRTMIYRLQEYMQQFLGLELITNTAIVNCENTDAGVTVESAANETFLAKKVIICNGSEFKTLYPDLFFKSDIEVSKLQMLQTKPQANYKLDSSILTGLSIRRYEAFYECPSFKAIKSKEDADSLEKKWGVHILFKQAMDGSVILGDSHQYATAANSDDLGFNLDMDIDNFMIQEAKKIIDLPTYEIQNRWFGTYSQCKTKDVFEHTVGDNIHIITGIGGKGMTGSAGFSKENITKIFNV; the protein is encoded by the coding sequence ATGAAAACAAGATATGATTTAATAGTTGTGGGAGGAGGGGTTTTAGGAACTTTTCATGCTTATCACGCTTTAAAAAAAGGATTAAAAGTGGCGGTTATCGAAAAAGATAAAATGCCTAAAAGTGCTACTATTCAGAATTTTGGACAAGTAGTACCGTCGGGTATGGATTCAAAATGGCAAGCTTATGGACGAGAAAGTCTATTGATTTACAAAGAAATTCAAAGCCAATTTGATATTTCAATCAGACAAAACGGCTCAGTTTATCTGGCTTCCAACGATGAGGAAGTGCAACTTATAGAAGAGCTGGCTGAAATAAATAAAGGGAATGATTATCAGTCCAATTTGTTGACTAAAGAGGAATGTCTGAGTAAATATCAGGGTTTACGCTCGGATTATGTAAAAGCAGGTTTGTTTTTTCCTGATGAAGTAACGGTAGAGCCAAGAACTATGATTTACCGACTTCAGGAATATATGCAGCAATTTTTGGGTTTAGAATTAATTACCAATACAGCAATTGTAAACTGCGAAAACACCGATGCCGGTGTAACAGTAGAAAGTGCCGCAAACGAAACTTTTTTGGCCAAAAAGGTGATTATTTGTAATGGCAGTGAGTTTAAAACGTTATATCCGGATTTGTTTTTCAAAAGTGATATTGAAGTTTCAAAATTGCAAATGTTGCAAACCAAACCACAAGCCAATTACAAGTTAGACAGCTCCATTTTAACCGGATTATCGATTAGAAGATATGAAGCTTTTTATGAATGTCCTTCGTTTAAAGCCATTAAATCCAAAGAAGATGCAGATTCTTTAGAAAAAAAATGGGGCGTTCATATTCTCTTCAAACAGGCAATGGATGGTTCTGTGATTTTGGGAGATTCACACCAATACGCTACCGCAGCAAACAGTGATGATCTGGGGTTTAATCTGGATATGGATATTGATAATTTTATGATACAGGAGGCAAAAAAGATTATCGATTTGCCGACTTACGAAATTCAAAACAGATGGTTCGGAACCTATTCTCAATGCAAAACCAAAGATGTTTTTGAGCACACTGTCGGTGACAATATTCATATCATTACCGGAATTGGAGGAAAAGGAATGACGGGGAGCGCCGGATTTTCAAAAGAGAATATTACTAAAATTTTTAACGTATAA
- a CDS encoding DUF5690 family protein: MSKKKSDISFVLTASLAAFGAYFCMYAFRKPFSVATFEGLEVFHIDYKILLIIAQVLGYVLSKFIGIKVISELKAKNRVFYLLGLIGIAEAALVLFALVPKPYNILCMFINGIPLGMIWGIVFSYLEGRKFTEILGVALSTSFIVSSGVVKSTGFFVMESWGFSPFWMPAITGLIFIPPLLFFAWLLERIPKPTAEDITLRSKRIPMSSKDRKKVVLKFLFPITLWILFYTYLTAFRDFRDNFARELWDSIGYKGDTSVYASSEVIVAVIVLLVLGAAFYFKDNMKALFFYHILLIIGSLSIGFSTLLFHFGTIGPYYWMVVSGFGLYICYVPFNSLFFDRFIAAFKIKGNAGFLIYLADAFGYLGSVSVLLYKNFGQSTLSWLNFFIDGAYIVAAMGVLVSIGSMVYLTKKKNKKKKENVKYNPLGVIQKSTNEFENNLFLNENKI; encoded by the coding sequence ATGAGTAAGAAAAAATCAGATATTTCTTTTGTACTTACGGCTTCACTGGCTGCTTTCGGAGCGTACTTTTGCATGTATGCTTTTAGAAAACCCTTCAGTGTAGCCACTTTTGAAGGACTGGAAGTATTTCATATTGATTACAAAATCCTGTTGATTATTGCTCAGGTTTTAGGTTATGTGCTTTCAAAATTTATCGGTATAAAGGTTATTTCAGAACTAAAAGCGAAAAACAGAGTGTTTTATCTTTTAGGTTTAATAGGAATTGCAGAAGCAGCTTTAGTATTATTTGCGCTAGTTCCCAAACCGTATAATATTTTGTGCATGTTTATCAACGGTATTCCATTGGGGATGATTTGGGGCATTGTTTTTTCTTATTTAGAAGGAAGAAAATTTACCGAAATACTGGGAGTAGCGTTAAGCACAAGTTTTATCGTTTCCAGCGGAGTAGTAAAGTCGACCGGTTTTTTTGTAATGGAGTCCTGGGGGTTTTCACCCTTTTGGATGCCGGCCATAACGGGTTTAATTTTTATACCGCCCTTGTTGTTTTTTGCCTGGTTGTTAGAGAGAATTCCAAAACCAACAGCAGAAGATATAACGTTGCGATCAAAACGCATTCCGATGAGCAGTAAGGATCGCAAAAAAGTAGTCCTGAAGTTTTTGTTCCCGATCACCCTTTGGATTTTGTTTTATACGTATCTAACGGCTTTTAGAGATTTTAGAGACAATTTCGCAAGAGAATTGTGGGACAGTATCGGTTATAAGGGAGATACATCGGTTTATGCCAGTTCAGAAGTAATTGTGGCGGTGATCGTATTGTTGGTTTTGGGCGCTGCTTTTTATTTTAAAGACAATATGAAAGCCTTGTTTTTCTATCATATATTATTGATAATTGGCTCATTGTCTATTGGGTTTTCGACGCTTTTGTTTCACTTCGGAACTATAGGCCCTTATTATTGGATGGTGGTCTCCGGCTTCGGATTGTACATTTGTTACGTACCTTTTAACAGCCTTTTTTTCGATAGATTTATAGCTGCTTTCAAAATAAAAGGAAATGCAGGATTTCTAATTTATCTGGCCGATGCTTTTGGCTATTTGGGGAGTGTTTCGGTATTGTTGTATAAAAATTTCGGACAATCAACTTTGTCCTGGTTGAATTTCTTTATAGACGGAGCCTATATAGTGGCCGCTATGGGAGTGTTAGTTAGCATTGGTTCTATGGTGTACCTCACTAAAAAAAAGAACAAGAAGAAAAAAGAAAATGTAAAATACAACCCGTTAGGCGTGATTCAAAAGTCGACTAACGAGTTCGAAAATAATTTATTTTTAAATGAAAACAAGATATGA
- a CDS encoding sulfatase-like hydrolase/transferase translates to MKKSIIISSVAFLSFFSGNAQQKEAVKNPKVVVITLDGFRWQELFTGADQKLVAEKKYVEDTTHLKEKFWRATPEERRTALMPFFWNEVTKMGQLHGNRNQGSDVNLTNTMWFSYPGYNEILSGVADDVRIKSNDKFNNPNTTVLEKINRLPKYKGKVAAFGSWDVFPFIVNEERSGIPVNAGFEEAKGKNLSARETFLNELQSKVPSPWDSVRFDAFTSNYALEYMKKEHPELIYISYGETDDFAHDGNYQAYLNSAHATDGLIKQLWNYTQSDPFYKNNTIFILSTDHGRGSEPLDTWRSHGSKINGADQVWLVVFGNGVQVLGEVRSKEQLYSNQIAPTVLQLLDSKAKDTEMKGSALPILKK, encoded by the coding sequence ATGAAAAAATCAATAATAATTTCGAGTGTCGCTTTTCTAAGTTTTTTTAGCGGAAACGCGCAACAAAAAGAAGCCGTAAAAAATCCAAAAGTAGTAGTAATCACTTTAGACGGATTTCGCTGGCAGGAATTGTTTACCGGCGCAGACCAGAAATTGGTAGCCGAGAAGAAGTATGTAGAAGACACAACCCATTTAAAAGAAAAATTCTGGAGAGCTACACCCGAAGAACGAAGAACCGCATTAATGCCTTTTTTCTGGAATGAAGTAACCAAAATGGGACAATTGCACGGTAACAGAAATCAGGGAAGCGATGTAAATTTAACCAATACCATGTGGTTTTCGTATCCGGGGTATAACGAAATATTAAGCGGAGTTGCCGATGATGTGCGCATTAAAAGCAACGATAAATTCAACAATCCCAATACAACGGTTTTAGAGAAAATAAACAGACTACCGAAATACAAAGGTAAAGTAGCCGCTTTTGGAAGCTGGGATGTGTTTCCGTTTATTGTGAACGAAGAACGTTCGGGAATTCCCGTAAATGCAGGTTTTGAGGAGGCTAAAGGAAAAAATCTTTCTGCAAGAGAAACTTTCTTAAACGAATTACAGTCCAAAGTACCTTCTCCTTGGGATTCTGTTCGATTTGATGCTTTTACTTCTAACTACGCCTTAGAATACATGAAAAAAGAACATCCGGAATTGATCTACATTTCTTACGGAGAAACAGATGATTTTGCACACGATGGGAATTATCAAGCCTACTTAAATTCAGCTCACGCCACAGATGGATTGATCAAACAACTTTGGAATTATACTCAGAGTGATCCTTTTTATAAAAACAATACCATTTTTATCCTTTCAACAGATCATGGTCGTGGTTCTGAACCATTGGACACCTGGAGAAGTCATGGTTCTAAAATAAATGGTGCCGATCAGGTTTGGCTGGTTGTTTTTGGTAATGGCGTTCAGGTTTTGGGAGAAGTAAGATCAAAAGAACAATTGTACAGCAACCAAATCGCACCTACTGTTTTGCAACTTTTAGACAGCAAAGCAAAAGACACTGAAATGAAAGGGAGCGCTTTACCGATCCTTAAAAAATAG
- a CDS encoding SusD/RagB family nutrient-binding outer membrane lipoprotein produces the protein MKTIQHYKSVLLLAMVFMLGGCTNFEDLADDPNRATSVPPSMLLTEVLRVMNNVDDEGPWSGAQRDNQFWAISFDYYGNQDYNWGSASLRYTTLSNVQAMEKEAGKLDSRNKYGALAKFFNAYFLDYMSKRMGDIPMSEALQAKNNNPITKPKYDTQKEVYTEVLRLLDAANDQITVAKAEIGTTAVQGDFLFKGDLDKWQRTINTFRLRVLISLSKKTGELDVASQFNKIISNPSKYPLMEGIKDNMTRYFSDETGNNYKINPGNYGFNRNRNIMGGTYLNILKQNNDPRIYKVADPASFYYKANDPLNLNAYIAANTGDEQGSMQVASDQGKLSYPNEKRYYSNYIGEAYILIGYSEQQFAIAEAINRGWINGDAAAYYNQGIKASMEFYGVAAADVTTFLNQSIVVYQGNNATGLEQILTQKYVAFFQNSERESYFNYRRTGIPKFDVGPANKNGGKIPTRWKYPQSEFETNSENVTAALKSQYGGTDDINAVMWLIK, from the coding sequence ATGAAAACAATACAACACTATAAAAGCGTACTACTTCTTGCAATGGTTTTTATGCTGGGAGGTTGCACCAATTTTGAAGATCTGGCAGACGATCCCAATCGTGCGACAAGTGTACCACCTTCGATGTTATTGACCGAAGTTTTAAGAGTCATGAATAATGTAGATGACGAAGGTCCGTGGTCAGGTGCTCAGAGAGACAACCAGTTTTGGGCCATCTCTTTTGATTATTATGGAAATCAGGATTACAACTGGGGTTCAGCATCCTTACGTTACACCACACTGTCTAATGTTCAGGCCATGGAAAAAGAAGCCGGAAAATTGGATTCAAGAAACAAATACGGAGCATTGGCTAAATTTTTCAACGCCTACTTTTTAGATTATATGTCTAAAAGAATGGGGGATATTCCAATGTCTGAGGCTTTACAGGCCAAAAACAACAACCCGATTACAAAACCAAAGTACGACACCCAAAAAGAAGTGTACACTGAGGTTTTAAGACTTTTGGATGCTGCAAACGATCAAATCACTGTAGCAAAAGCAGAAATTGGAACGACAGCCGTGCAAGGAGATTTTTTATTCAAAGGAGATTTAGACAAATGGCAAAGAACGATCAATACTTTTCGTCTGAGAGTACTAATCAGTCTAAGTAAAAAAACAGGAGAATTAGATGTTGCCAGTCAATTCAATAAAATAATAAGCAATCCGTCAAAATATCCGTTGATGGAAGGAATCAAAGACAATATGACCCGTTATTTTTCAGATGAAACGGGGAATAATTACAAGATAAATCCCGGTAACTATGGTTTTAACAGAAACAGAAATATAATGGGAGGGACGTATTTGAATATTCTAAAACAAAATAATGACCCTAGAATTTATAAAGTTGCCGATCCTGCCTCTTTTTATTATAAAGCCAATGACCCTCTGAATTTGAATGCTTACATCGCCGCCAATACAGGTGATGAGCAGGGTTCTATGCAAGTAGCTTCCGATCAGGGGAAATTATCGTACCCAAATGAAAAGAGATATTACAGCAATTATATTGGTGAAGCCTACATTCTAATCGGTTATTCCGAGCAACAATTTGCAATTGCGGAAGCGATCAACAGAGGATGGATTAATGGTGATGCGGCAGCGTATTACAATCAGGGGATTAAAGCTTCCATGGAATTTTATGGAGTTGCCGCTGCCGATGTCACTACTTTTTTAAACCAGAGCATTGTAGTGTATCAAGGCAATAATGCAACAGGTTTGGAACAGATTTTAACGCAAAAGTATGTAGCGTTTTTTCAAAACTCAGAGAGAGAATCCTATTTCAATTACAGAAGAACAGGTATTCCGAAATTTGATGTTGGACCGGCAAATAAAAATGGCGGTAAGATTCCGACACGTTGGAAATATCCGCAAAGCGAATTCGAAACAAATTCCGAAAATGTAACGGCAGCTTTAAAGAGTCAATACGGAGGAACAGATGATATTAATGCTGTAATGTGGCTTATTAAATAG
- a CDS encoding SusC/RagA family TonB-linked outer membrane protein, whose translation MKNLKTLMIVLMMFSTSLIVAQTIPFKGKVIDELGLPLPSASVLIKGTTTVVNTDLDGNFEVKLQKSSEILEISFLGYVPVNFITAGKTSAVITLNPDSQKLDEVVITALGIKKEKKRLSYSVQEVEGDLTKGRDANVMKSLSGKVSGLVVASSSEFFTSPKMYLRGKSPLVVVDGVPLGTDTWNISPDDIESINVLKGSNAAALYGSVGGNGAIQITTKRGASNKKGFVVEFNHNSMIQGGYNAVPKTQNAYGPGSYGNYAFVDGKGGGINDADYDQWGPKFDGQLITQYDSPRDANGKLIATPWTARGANNFDNFMEDGLLSTSNLSLSSNFDKGNIRFSLSKTYQEGINPNTKLNIYNFNLSGRYNLSDKTWVDASSNFNFQTSPNNPNVQYGPNSYIYNMLIWGGADYDVRDLRDYWQKGKEGIQQKNFEYTRYNNPYFMAYEWLRGYYKNDYSGQISINHKFNDSFSALIRTNMVVSNLFQNEKFPYSMSTYGREKAEGDYKEQYDYRFKSYSDFMLNYNKTIKDFEVKATVGANINIDKYRNSVASTNYLKIPGLYTLSNTQTPMQPTSYNSHFETNSWYGSMDLSYKSFLFLGATGRFDTDSRLPEQNNTFFYPSVGLSAVISEIIDIPLVDLLKIRTSYAKVGGSLDIYSNLDTYRLRDPFTIGGTTYNAAYVGEILNNAKLEPAFNSSKEIGIETRMFKNRFGFDVTYYQNTNGPQIFDLKYSETTGYQGSKQNGITTQTKGIEVALFVKAVKTTNFNWDFNVNWSTYKEYLKEVYAGIQNNGLIKIGDRVDAFYINDFMRTNDGKLIVGKDGKPLVNSYQTKVGYKAPDWSMGITNNLRYKNVALNFTFDGRYGGKIENYVNQKMWQSGRHVDSNTPERANDVKGIKSYVTDAVVITSGQLITDGQGNVITDTRTFAPNTTKMFYQDYAKSYHGNYAANIIDKTFFKLREVSLTYSLPNSFLKKSFMSAASISLIGRDLFYFSKNKNIDLDQFLDESASPLQTPTVKSYGINLDLKF comes from the coding sequence ATGAAAAACTTAAAAACGTTAATGATTGTATTAATGATGTTCTCAACATCATTAATTGTTGCTCAGACAATCCCTTTTAAAGGAAAAGTGATTGATGAACTTGGTCTGCCATTACCCAGCGCCTCTGTTCTGATTAAAGGAACCACTACTGTTGTAAACACAGATTTGGATGGTAATTTTGAAGTGAAACTACAAAAAAGTAGTGAAATCCTGGAAATCTCTTTTTTAGGATATGTACCGGTTAATTTTATTACTGCGGGTAAAACTTCGGCAGTAATTACTTTAAATCCTGATTCTCAAAAATTAGACGAAGTGGTCATTACTGCTTTAGGAATCAAAAAGGAAAAGAAAAGATTAAGTTATTCTGTTCAGGAGGTTGAAGGAGATTTAACTAAAGGAAGGGATGCGAATGTAATGAAATCACTTTCGGGAAAAGTTTCAGGTTTGGTTGTGGCTTCTTCTTCTGAATTTTTTACCAGTCCTAAAATGTATTTGAGAGGTAAAAGTCCGTTGGTTGTAGTCGATGGTGTACCGTTGGGAACAGACACTTGGAATATTAGTCCGGACGATATTGAAAGCATCAATGTCTTGAAAGGATCAAATGCAGCAGCACTTTATGGTTCTGTAGGTGGAAATGGTGCTATTCAGATAACCACTAAAAGAGGTGCAAGCAATAAAAAAGGATTTGTGGTCGAATTCAATCACAACTCAATGATCCAGGGCGGTTACAACGCGGTTCCTAAAACACAAAACGCTTATGGACCGGGTTCTTATGGAAATTATGCTTTTGTTGACGGTAAAGGAGGAGGAATCAATGATGCCGATTACGATCAATGGGGACCAAAATTCGACGGACAGTTAATTACACAATACGATAGTCCGCGTGATGCAAACGGAAAACTAATTGCAACTCCTTGGACGGCAAGAGGCGCTAACAACTTTGATAATTTTATGGAAGATGGTTTGCTGTCTACCAGCAATTTATCATTGTCTTCTAATTTTGATAAAGGAAATATTCGTTTTTCATTATCAAAAACCTATCAGGAGGGAATCAATCCTAATACGAAATTGAATATTTACAATTTCAATTTAAGCGGAAGATACAATTTGAGTGATAAAACCTGGGTAGATGCCAGCTCAAACTTTAATTTTCAAACCTCACCGAATAATCCAAATGTACAATACGGACCTAATAGCTATATCTACAATATGCTGATTTGGGGTGGAGCTGATTATGATGTCCGAGATTTAAGAGACTACTGGCAAAAAGGAAAAGAAGGCATTCAACAAAAAAACTTCGAATATACCCGCTACAACAACCCTTACTTTATGGCTTACGAATGGCTGAGAGGGTACTACAAGAATGATTACTCAGGTCAAATAAGTATAAACCACAAATTCAACGACAGTTTCTCTGCTTTGATCAGAACCAATATGGTGGTGAGTAATTTGTTTCAAAATGAAAAATTTCCTTATTCCATGTCTACTTATGGAAGAGAAAAAGCAGAAGGAGATTACAAAGAACAGTACGATTACAGGTTTAAAAGCTACTCTGATTTTATGTTGAATTACAATAAAACGATTAAAGATTTTGAGGTAAAAGCAACTGTTGGAGCTAATATTAATATTGATAAATACAGAAATTCCGTTGCATCCACCAACTATTTAAAAATACCGGGATTGTATACTTTAAGCAACACCCAAACCCCAATGCAGCCAACGAGTTACAACAGCCATTTTGAAACCAACAGTTGGTACGGCTCAATGGATTTGTCTTATAAATCGTTTTTATTCCTTGGAGCTACCGGAAGATTTGATACCGACTCGAGACTACCGGAACAAAACAATACGTTTTTCTACCCATCAGTTGGTTTAAGTGCCGTTATAAGTGAAATTATAGATATTCCTTTAGTCGATTTATTGAAAATCAGAACCTCGTATGCCAAAGTAGGTGGTTCTTTAGACATCTACAGCAATCTGGATACCTACCGTTTAAGAGATCCTTTTACTATTGGAGGAACAACTTATAATGCTGCTTATGTGGGTGAAATTCTGAACAATGCAAAACTGGAACCTGCTTTCAACTCTTCAAAAGAAATAGGAATAGAAACCAGAATGTTTAAAAACAGATTTGGTTTTGATGTTACCTATTATCAAAATACAAATGGTCCTCAAATTTTTGACTTAAAATATTCTGAAACTACAGGTTATCAGGGAAGCAAACAAAATGGTATTACAACACAGACAAAAGGTATTGAGGTAGCGCTGTTTGTGAAAGCTGTGAAGACGACCAATTTCAATTGGGATTTCAATGTGAACTGGTCTACTTATAAAGAATACTTAAAAGAGGTTTACGCCGGCATTCAAAATAATGGCTTAATTAAAATCGGAGATCGTGTTGATGCTTTTTATATCAATGATTTTATGAGAACCAATGACGGAAAATTAATTGTAGGTAAAGACGGAAAACCGCTTGTTAATTCGTACCAGACCAAAGTAGGGTACAAAGCACCGGACTGGTCTATGGGAATCACGAATAATTTGAGGTATAAAAATGTGGCTTTGAATTTTACATTTGATGGTCGCTATGGTGGGAAAATCGAGAACTACGTGAATCAGAAAATGTGGCAGAGTGGAAGACATGTTGATAGTAATACACCAGAAAGAGCCAATGATGTAAAAGGAATAAAATCTTATGTTACCGATGCTGTAGTGATTACAAGCGGACAATTGATCACAGACGGTCAGGGGAATGTGATTACAGATACCAGAACTTTTGCGCCAAACACGACAAAAATGTTTTATCAGGATTATGCAAAATCGTATCACGGTAATTATGCAGCGAATATTATTGACAAGACGTTTTTTAAACTAAGAGAAGTGAGTCTGACTTACAGTTTGCCAAATTCTTTCCTGAAAAAATCATTTATGAGTGCAGCTTCTATTTCATTGATTGGTCGTGACTTGTTTTATTTCTCAAAAAATAAAAATATCGACTTAGATCAGTTTTTAGACGAGAGTGCTTCTCCGCTGCAAACACCAACAGTAAAAAGTTACGGTATCAACTTAGACCTTAAATTTTAA
- a CDS encoding GNAT family N-acetyltransferase, whose translation MINSKITYTENKTITDIVFVKTIPGTGVFELRPLDLETDMPLLHDWVNRDYAVYWGMNGFSLEQVYDSYREILQKTAVYMGVFNGVTSFLLECYNPEEDSIGEYYDVKEGDKGMHILVAPFEKPINSFTWSVFTVILDFIFCDANNQRVVVEPDARNHKIHLLNRKAGFVFETLLELPHKKAHLEFCTREDYYKALQAV comes from the coding sequence ATGATTAATAGTAAAATAACTTATACCGAAAATAAAACCATAACCGATATCGTTTTTGTCAAAACAATTCCCGGTACAGGTGTATTCGAACTCCGTCCATTGGATTTAGAGACCGATATGCCACTATTGCATGACTGGGTAAACCGCGATTATGCAGTTTATTGGGGAATGAATGGATTTTCTTTAGAACAAGTGTACGATTCCTATCGGGAGATTCTTCAAAAAACCGCTGTCTATATGGGCGTTTTTAATGGCGTTACTTCCTTTTTATTAGAATGTTACAATCCGGAGGAGGATAGCATTGGAGAATATTATGATGTAAAAGAAGGAGACAAAGGAATGCATATTTTAGTAGCGCCTTTTGAGAAACCAATTAACAGTTTTACATGGTCGGTTTTTACGGTGATTCTTGATTTTATTTTTTGCGACGCCAATAACCAACGTGTCGTTGTAGAACCGGATGCAAGGAATCATAAAATTCATTTATTAAACAGAAAAGCAGGATTTGTATTCGAAACCCTACTTGAACTGCCACATAAAAAAGCACATCTTGAATTTTGTACCCGTGAAGATTATTATAAGGCTTTGCAGGCTGTTTAG
- a CDS encoding lysine N(6)-hydroxylase/L-ornithine N(5)-oxygenase family protein, protein MENKIYDFIAVGVGPFNLSLACLTAPIENLDGLFFDKNESFNWHPGMLLQDTTLQIPFLADLVTLADPTSQFSFLNYIKEQGKMYSFYIRENFLLLRNEYNQYCQWAIKKLPNVFFNTEVSMIEYDENLGVYIVKTVCTKTAAVTFYKTKKLVFGTGTAPHIPKSCEALKGKAIHSSAYIQSKEALQKQKSITVLGSGQSAAEVFNDLLQEIDVYGYQLNWITRSSRFFPMDYSKLTLEMTSPEYVDYFYSLPAEKRDYLLKDQKLLYKGINKDLIETIFDTIYAKKVIAEIDVNLRTNAACVKADYNDDKASFELELHQVEQDRKYRHTTNALVLATGYGYKMPRFIEGITSRIQWDDKGRFDANRNYSIDKNGGEIFVQNAELHTHGFVTPDLGMVCYRNSYIIKEMTGVEHYAVETKIAFQEFGVPASETIKSNAFEEIL, encoded by the coding sequence ATGGAAAATAAAATATACGACTTTATAGCTGTTGGTGTTGGACCTTTTAATCTGAGCCTGGCTTGTCTGACTGCTCCAATTGAGAATCTTGATGGTTTGTTTTTTGACAAGAATGAATCTTTTAACTGGCATCCTGGAATGCTTTTGCAGGACACAACGCTACAGATTCCTTTTTTGGCCGATCTAGTAACGCTTGCTGATCCAACAAGTCAGTTTAGTTTCTTAAATTATATAAAAGAGCAAGGAAAAATGTACTCGTTCTATATTCGAGAAAACTTTTTACTGTTAAGAAACGAATACAATCAGTACTGTCAATGGGCGATTAAAAAACTGCCGAATGTATTTTTTAATACAGAAGTTTCAATGATCGAATATGATGAAAACTTGGGGGTTTATATTGTAAAAACCGTTTGCACTAAAACGGCTGCAGTTACTTTTTATAAAACAAAAAAACTTGTTTTCGGAACAGGGACCGCACCACATATTCCTAAATCTTGCGAAGCTCTTAAGGGCAAAGCAATTCATTCATCGGCCTATATTCAAAGTAAAGAAGCGTTGCAAAAGCAAAAGTCGATTACCGTTTTAGGAAGCGGACAAAGTGCTGCCGAAGTATTTAATGATTTATTGCAGGAAATTGATGTTTACGGATATCAATTGAACTGGATTACACGTTCGTCTCGTTTCTTCCCGATGGATTACAGTAAACTTACTTTAGAAATGACTTCTCCTGAATATGTGGATTATTTCTATAGCCTGCCGGCAGAAAAAAGAGATTACCTGCTGAAAGATCAAAAGCTGCTTTACAAAGGAATCAACAAAGATTTAATTGAAACGATTTTTGATACGATTTACGCCAAAAAAGTGATTGCTGAAATTGATGTCAATTTAAGAACAAATGCGGCCTGTGTAAAAGCAGATTACAACGATGATAAAGCATCTTTTGAACTCGAATTACATCAGGTCGAACAGGATAGAAAATACCGTCATACTACAAATGCATTAGTTCTGGCAACAGGATACGGGTATAAAATGCCTCGTTTTATTGAAGGAATTACATCAAGAATCCAATGGGATGATAAAGGACGTTTTGATGCCAACAGAAATTACAGCATTGACAAAAACGGAGGAGAAATCTTTGTTCAAAATGCAGAATTGCACACACACGGGTTTGTGACGCCGGATTTAGGAATGGTTTGTTACCGCAACTCGTATATCATTAAAGAAATGACGGGTGTTGAACACTATGCCGTAGAAACCAAAATTGCTTTTCAGGAATTTGGAGTTCCTGCTTCCGAGACCATCAAATCGAATGCCTTCGAAGAAATTTTATAA